The following proteins come from a genomic window of Actinomycetota bacterium:
- a CDS encoding DNA mismatch repair protein MutS: MGDLMPPSLLFGDPTAASAPADPAVQRRDLNVDQIVADLTTGDDEDLVSLYAAGPADRATVEHRHAVLTDLAQPANQAVLRTFVARMSRLRDQLRLLHSPYTRHQTPAWCLEAAETYCGSVLELVAGLRAAPVGSAGLIGYRDYLVDYTESAEFGRLSAAAAELRQLLSGVEYCVQLDGNRVTVSGYDGQPDYTAELAATFARFDPGDRPPLVTTETARVAINGVETEILDRVADLHPAAFGQLEQFYAGQSEQFPAAAVVELDRQVRFFLRYLDYLAPMRDAGLPFCLPALVDSAATLAVTSSFDLALARRQVLAGNTVVCNDVQLAGAERVIVVTGPNQGGKTTFARAVGQVFLLAGLGLPVPGRSATLRLPDRIFTHFEQAEDLRRAGGRLEDELVRLADTLRDATSDSVLVLNEPFSSTTTEDAALLAQRVLDRVVGSGALCICVSFIPDLGAGSPTTVTMVSELVPDRPADRTYRIVRATPDPRAYATALAARHGLTYSQLTERLAR; encoded by the coding sequence GTGGGTGACCTGATGCCACCGAGTCTGCTGTTCGGCGATCCGACCGCAGCCTCGGCCCCGGCAGACCCAGCCGTGCAACGCCGGGACCTCAACGTCGACCAGATCGTCGCCGACCTCACCACCGGCGACGACGAGGACCTGGTCTCCCTGTACGCCGCCGGACCGGCCGACCGTGCCACCGTCGAACACCGTCACGCCGTGCTGACCGACCTGGCCCAGCCTGCCAACCAGGCCGTGCTGCGCACCTTCGTCGCCCGCATGTCGCGGCTGCGCGACCAGCTGCGGCTGCTGCATTCGCCGTACACCCGGCACCAGACCCCCGCCTGGTGTCTGGAAGCAGCTGAGACCTACTGCGGCAGCGTCCTGGAACTCGTCGCGGGGCTGCGCGCGGCACCGGTCGGCTCGGCCGGCCTGATCGGCTACCGCGACTACCTCGTCGACTACACCGAGTCGGCCGAGTTTGGCCGGTTGTCGGCCGCGGCGGCAGAGCTGCGGCAGCTGTTGTCGGGCGTCGAGTACTGCGTCCAGCTCGACGGCAACAGAGTCACGGTCTCCGGCTACGACGGGCAACCGGACTACACCGCCGAACTGGCGGCCACGTTCGCGCGATTCGACCCGGGCGACCGCCCGCCGTTGGTCACCACCGAGACCGCCCGGGTCGCGATCAACGGTGTGGAGACCGAGATCCTCGACCGGGTCGCCGACCTGCACCCGGCGGCGTTCGGTCAGCTCGAGCAGTTCTACGCCGGGCAGTCCGAGCAGTTCCCGGCAGCCGCCGTGGTCGAGTTGGACCGGCAGGTCCGCTTCTTCCTGCGCTACCTGGACTACCTCGCCCCGATGCGCGATGCCGGCCTGCCGTTCTGCCTGCCCGCCTTGGTGGACTCCGCGGCCACGCTCGCCGTCACCTCGTCGTTCGATCTCGCCCTCGCCCGCCGGCAGGTGCTGGCCGGAAACACGGTGGTGTGCAACGACGTCCAGCTGGCCGGTGCCGAACGCGTCATCGTCGTCACCGGACCCAATCAGGGCGGCAAGACGACCTTCGCTCGCGCGGTCGGTCAGGTGTTCCTCCTCGCCGGCCTCGGCCTGCCGGTACCGGGGCGCTCAGCCACGCTTCGGCTGCCGGACCGGATCTTCACCCATTTCGAGCAGGCAGAGGACCTCCGCCGTGCCGGCGGGCGGCTCGAGGACGAGTTGGTCCGATTGGCCGACACGCTGCGTGACGCGACGTCCGACAGTGTCCTGGTGCTGAACGAACCGTTCAGCTCCACCACGACCGAGGACGCCGCGCTGCTCGCCCAGCGGGTACTCGATCGTGTCGTGGGGTCCGGCGCACTGTGCATCTGCGTGAGTTTCATTCCCGACCTGGGAGCCGGTTCGCCCACCACGGTGACCATGGTCAGCGAACTCGTCCCGGACCGACCCGCCGACCGTACCTACCGGATCGTGCGTGCCACCCCGGACCCTCGGGCGTACGCGACAGCGCTCGCCGCCCGACACGGTCTCACCTACTCGCAGCTCACCGAACGGCTGGCCCGATGA
- a CDS encoding DNA mismatch repair protein MutS has product MRVALLHPPAAPASGEPRPPDRSLLPELALPAHESDLRRDLELDVILDAMAQRDPVLREIAHHGLLTGLRTVDAIRYRQHVLADCLRNPTVLREFYAVTAESIRAERRAVVGRTNRSPEGVVRTAAGVLDQFVATLRRLRALAADHGAAFRSDGLRDLMTELTTGLDESYLDTVTDHLQRLRFRDGVLASARLGEGNRGTGYVVHDPLSRRRPWLPRLGAARRAAAFEVANYDEVGLRELAKLRGDALRDVAATLATATEHILGFLQSLRAELGFYVGCVNLSDALRRVGTPTCLPDPVQPNGSVVCTARGLRDIAVALQPDTLAVGNDLDADGRQLVVVTGANSGGKSTFLRSYGAAVLMMHAGMFVAADSFTCDVFDGVVTHFPREEDTSMQHGKLDEELRRMSDVVATLGRHDVVLCNESFATTDEREGAQLGSDIVRALCDAGHQVVLVTHLYSLARDLLADGPPALSLRAERDAAGVRTYRLVPGQPQPTSHGDDIYARVFSS; this is encoded by the coding sequence ATGAGAGTGGCGTTGCTTCACCCGCCGGCGGCACCGGCCTCCGGCGAGCCGCGACCACCGGATCGGTCACTGCTGCCGGAGCTGGCGCTGCCGGCGCACGAGTCCGATCTTCGACGCGACCTTGAACTCGACGTCATTCTCGACGCGATGGCACAGCGCGACCCTGTCCTGCGCGAGATCGCCCACCACGGCCTGCTGACCGGCCTGCGCACGGTCGACGCGATCCGCTACCGCCAGCACGTGCTGGCCGACTGTCTGCGCAACCCCACGGTGCTGCGTGAGTTCTACGCCGTCACCGCGGAGTCGATCCGGGCCGAGCGACGCGCGGTCGTCGGCCGCACCAACCGCAGCCCGGAAGGCGTCGTACGGACCGCGGCCGGCGTGCTCGACCAGTTCGTCGCCACGCTGCGGAGGCTCCGCGCGCTCGCCGCTGATCACGGCGCCGCCTTCCGCTCCGACGGCCTGCGCGACCTGATGACCGAGTTGACCACCGGGCTCGACGAGTCCTACCTCGACACGGTCACCGACCACCTGCAGCGGCTGCGGTTCCGCGACGGAGTACTGGCCAGTGCCCGGCTCGGCGAAGGCAACCGGGGGACCGGATACGTGGTGCACGATCCGTTGTCGCGGCGGCGGCCGTGGCTGCCCCGGCTGGGCGCGGCGCGGCGGGCTGCGGCGTTCGAGGTGGCCAACTACGACGAGGTCGGCCTGCGAGAGCTGGCCAAACTGCGCGGCGACGCACTGCGGGACGTCGCCGCGACGCTCGCCACTGCGACCGAGCACATCCTGGGCTTCCTGCAGTCGTTGCGCGCCGAGTTGGGCTTCTACGTCGGATGCGTGAATCTGTCCGACGCCCTGCGCCGGGTGGGTACACCGACCTGTCTGCCGGACCCGGTGCAGCCCAACGGATCGGTGGTCTGCACCGCGCGCGGACTGCGCGACATCGCCGTCGCCCTGCAACCGGACACCCTTGCCGTCGGCAACGACCTGGACGCCGACGGCAGACAGCTGGTGGTCGTGACCGGGGCGAACTCCGGGGGCAAGTCGACGTTCCTGCGCAGTTACGGTGCGGCAGTCCTGATGATGCACGCCGGCATGTTCGTCGCGGCAGACTCGTTCACGTGCGACGTGTTCGACGGTGTCGTCACCCACTTCCCCCGGGAGGAGGACACCTCGATGCAGCACGGCAAGCTCGACGAGGAACTCCGCCGGATGAGCGACGTCGTCGCCACGCTCGGCCGCCACGACGTGGTGTTGTGCAACGAGTCGTTCGCGACGACCGACGAACGCGAAGGCGCCCAGCTCGGCAGCGACATCGTCCGGGCGTTGTGCGACGCCGGTCACCAGGTGGTCCTGGTGACCCATCTGTACAGCCTGGCCCGCGACCTGCTGGCCGACGGGCCCCCGGCGCTGTCGCTACGGGCCGAACGCGACGCCGCCGGAGTCCGGACGTATCGCCTGGTGCCCGGGCAGCCGCAGCCGACCAGCCACGGCGACGACATCTACGCCCGCGTGTTCAGTTCCTGA
- a CDS encoding TIGR03619 family F420-dependent LLM class oxidoreductase has product MKFALMLGGPPPDQYAGIAALAEDAGFESVFVADHVVFPPQLPATYPHTADGVPPVLPTVPLFDPLVVLGAVATATTSIRLGTGVYLLPLRHPLHVARMLVTVDALSGGRVTLGVGVGWLEDEFAALGASFGSRGRRTDEMIAVLRRLFAEDVVAHSGDSFSWPPMRFEPKPARPEGIPIEIGGMSAAAMRRAGTVGDGWLESGSKDLTDLAGRIDIVLGHRAAAGRGGPFEITSRMPASFDPAAVQAHAEIGVTRIASRPPVAHGSRPGADDYQRFIERYARTVIEPYGAGHPS; this is encoded by the coding sequence GTGAAGTTCGCCCTGATGCTCGGCGGGCCGCCGCCGGACCAGTACGCCGGGATCGCCGCACTGGCCGAGGACGCCGGGTTCGAATCCGTCTTCGTCGCCGACCACGTCGTGTTCCCGCCGCAACTGCCGGCGACGTATCCGCACACCGCCGACGGTGTGCCGCCCGTCCTGCCGACCGTGCCGCTGTTCGACCCGCTGGTGGTCCTGGGTGCGGTCGCCACCGCCACCACCTCGATCCGGCTGGGCACCGGTGTCTACCTGCTGCCGCTGCGGCATCCGCTGCACGTCGCCCGCATGCTGGTCACCGTCGACGCACTGTCCGGCGGCCGAGTGACGCTCGGCGTCGGCGTCGGCTGGCTGGAAGACGAGTTCGCGGCGCTGGGGGCGTCCTTCGGCAGTCGTGGCCGACGCACCGACGAGATGATCGCGGTGCTGCGCCGGCTGTTCGCCGAGGACGTCGTGGCCCACTCCGGTGACTCGTTCTCGTGGCCACCCATGCGGTTCGAGCCCAAACCGGCTCGGCCCGAGGGGATTCCGATCGAGATCGGCGGGATGTCCGCGGCAGCGATGCGGCGTGCGGGAACCGTGGGCGACGGCTGGCTGGAAAGCGGCAGCAAGGACCTGACCGACCTGGCCGGCCGGATCGACATCGTGCTGGGGCATCGCGCGGCGGCCGGGCGCGGTGGCCCGTTCGAGATCACCAGCCGGATGCCGGCGTCGTTCGACCCGGCCGCAGTCCAGGCCCACGCCGAGATCGGCGTCACGCGGATCGCCAGTCGCCCGCCGGTGGCGCACGGCAGCCGGCCGGGCGCGGACGACTACCAGCGGTTCATCGAGCGGTACGCGCGTACCGTGATCGAACCCTACGGCGCCGGCCACCCGAGCTGA
- a CDS encoding aldo/keto reductase: MEYTQLGRTGLTVSRLVLGTMNFGPATTEPDSFRIMDEAHELGLNVFDTANVYGGELGRGATETIVGNWLAQGNGRRERTVLATKVFNKMGDWPNESRLSATHIRRACDESLRRLQTDHIDLYQMHHVDRQTPWEEIWTAMDILRTQGKVTYVGTSNFAGWHIAQGQETATRLDTLGLSSEQCIYNLINRSAEREVLPACEAYGIGVIPWSPLDSGLLGGILRKQAEGRRRYEGRAERDLEPHRAQLVQWEALCDELGHEPSHVAIAWLLTRPAVTAPIVGPRTSEQLAGMAAALDVTLDAATLQRIDEIFPGPGPSPEDFAW, translated from the coding sequence ATGGAGTACACCCAACTCGGCCGCACCGGACTCACTGTCAGCAGACTCGTCCTCGGCACCATGAATTTCGGCCCCGCTACGACAGAACCCGACTCGTTCCGGATCATGGACGAGGCTCATGAGCTGGGCCTCAACGTGTTCGACACCGCCAACGTGTACGGCGGCGAGCTCGGCCGCGGCGCGACGGAGACCATCGTCGGAAACTGGCTCGCCCAGGGCAACGGCCGGCGCGAGCGAACCGTGCTGGCGACCAAGGTCTTCAACAAGATGGGTGACTGGCCCAACGAGTCGAGGCTGTCGGCGACGCATATCCGCCGCGCCTGCGACGAGTCGCTGCGGCGGCTGCAGACCGACCACATCGACCTGTATCAGATGCACCACGTGGACCGGCAGACTCCATGGGAAGAGATCTGGACCGCGATGGACATCCTGCGGACGCAGGGCAAGGTGACGTACGTCGGCACCTCGAACTTCGCGGGCTGGCACATCGCGCAGGGCCAGGAGACCGCGACCCGCCTGGACACCCTGGGCCTGTCCAGCGAGCAGTGCATCTACAACCTGATCAACCGCTCGGCCGAGCGCGAGGTCCTCCCGGCGTGCGAGGCGTACGGGATCGGCGTCATCCCGTGGTCGCCGCTGGACAGCGGCCTGCTCGGCGGAATCCTGCGCAAGCAGGCCGAAGGGCGCCGCCGCTACGAAGGACGGGCCGAGCGTGATCTCGAGCCGCACCGGGCGCAACTGGTCCAGTGGGAGGCGCTGTGCGACGAGCTCGGACACGAACCGAGCCACGTCGCTATCGCCTGGTTGCTGACCCGGCCGGCGGTGACCGCACCCATCGTCGGGCCGCGGACTTCCGAGCAACTGGCCGGCATGGCCGCCGCGCTCGACGTCACCCTCGACGCGGCGACCCTGCAGCGCATCGACGAGATCTTCCCGGGTCCCGGACCGTCGCCGGAGGACTTCGCCTGGTGA